In the genome of Coxiella burnetii, the window GTGTTTGTTTACTCTCAGTTTCAGTAGGCTCAATTAATAAACATTCTGGAACTAATAGTGGGAAATAAATCGTTGGTGCGTGGAAACCGTAATCGAGTAAGCGTTTAGCAATGTCAAGCGCCGTTACGCCGTAGGCGCGGGTTAATGGTTTTAAGGTAATAATAAATTCATGCGAAGCACGTCGGTTTGGGAAAGCAAGCGTGAATCCAAGTTGTTCTAATCGTTTCATTAAATAATTAGCATTTAAGGTGGAAAATTCAGCAACACGCGATAAACCTTCTTTTCCGAGCAGGCGTAAATAAATATAAGCACGCAATAATACACCGGAGTTTCCCATAAAGGCGGATAATCTCCCAATAGATTTAGGACACTCTTTTTCCGTTAACCAATCGTAACCCTCTTTATTTTTCCCGACCATGGGCACGGGCAGAAATTTAGAAAGTCGGGGCCCAGCCGCTACCGGTCCTGCCCCGGGGCCGCCGCCACCGTGGGGGGTCGCGAAGGTTTTATGCAAATTTAAATGCATGACGTCAAAACCCATATCGCCCGGGCGGTATTTCCCTAAAATAGCATTTAGATTCGCGCCGTCGTAATAGAGTAATCCGCCGGCATTGTGAATGATTTTTGCAACTTCTGAAATTTGTCTTTCAAACACACCCAAGGTTGAAGGATTTGTCAGCATAATACCTGCTGTTTTAGCACCTGCCATTTGCCTTAGTTTTTCAAGGTCGATGTCGCCGTCTTTAGTGGTAGAGATTTCCTTTACGGTGAAACCGCACATCGCGGCTGAGGCTGGGTTGGTACCGTGCGCCGCATCAGGCACAATCATTTCGGTACGATCGTAATCGCCGCGACTTTCATGGTAAGCTTTAATCATAGCAACACCAGCGAATTCTCCTTGCGCGCCAGCCATTGATGTCAACGAAATTTTTTCCATCCCAGTAATTTCGGTTAGCATTGTTTGTAATTCATAAAGACATTGTAAAAAAGCCTGGCTCTGAGGAGCCGGAGATAAAGGATGACGTTTTAAATAACCCGGTAATGAAGCTAAACGGTTAGCGGCACGGGGATTGTATTTCATCGTGCAGGAACCTAAAGGGTAAAAGTGAGTATCGATTGAAAAATTCTGCGTAGATAAACGCGTAAAATGGCGGACAACTTCCAACTCGGATAATTCGGGGAGACGGGGCGCATCGTGACGCAATAAATTCGCGGGAATATCATTAGCATCCATTTTATCTGCAATAGCGTGCGCTAATGTTCGCCTATTTTTTCGAGATTTTTCAAAAATGAGCATTTATATTTTCACCTTTTAATTCTTCTTATTTCCCGTATTCCGCTTCGCTTCATACGGGCTACTTTCTTTATTGAATGGAACGTAAGGCGTTTTCATAAGCCATTAAATCATCGTCGGTTTTTGTATCGGTGACGCAAATTAATAAGCCATTACCTAATTTCGGATAATCGTTTTTCAATGAAAATCCTGCTTG includes:
- the gcvPB gene encoding aminomethyl-transferring glycine dehydrogenase subunit GcvPB, with amino-acid sequence MLIFEKSRKNRRTLAHAIADKMDANDIPANLLRHDAPRLPELSELEVVRHFTRLSTQNFSIDTHFYPLGSCTMKYNPRAANRLASLPGYLKRHPLSPAPQSQAFLQCLYELQTMLTEITGMEKISLTSMAGAQGEFAGVAMIKAYHESRGDYDRTEMIVPDAAHGTNPASAAMCGFTVKEISTTKDGDIDLEKLRQMAGAKTAGIMLTNPSTLGVFERQISEVAKIIHNAGGLLYYDGANLNAILGKYRPGDMGFDVMHLNLHKTFATPHGGGGPGAGPVAAGPRLSKFLPVPMVGKNKEGYDWLTEKECPKSIGRLSAFMGNSGVLLRAYIYLRLLGKEGLSRVAEFSTLNANYLMKRLEQLGFTLAFPNRRASHEFIITLKPLTRAYGVTALDIAKRLLDYGFHAPTIYFPLLVPECLLIEPTETESKQTLDHFIEAMEKILTEIKTTPDLLRNAPHQQLINRLDEVKAARELDLRWYPIAKETEIFIQ